A region of Macaca thibetana thibetana isolate TM-01 chromosome 20, ASM2454274v1, whole genome shotgun sequence DNA encodes the following proteins:
- the NTN3 gene encoding netrin-3 translates to MPGWPWGLLLTAGTLFAALSPGPPAPADPCHDEGGAPRGCVPGLVNAALGREVLASSTCGRPATRACDASDPRRAHPPALLTSPGGTASPLCWRSEWLPRAPLNVTLTVPLGKAFELVFVSLRFCSAPPASVALLKSQDHGRSWAPLGFFSSHCDLDYGRLPAPADGPAGPGPEALCFPAPQAQPDGSGLLAFSVQDSSPPGLDLDSSPVLQDWVTATDIRVVLTRPSAAGDPRDMEAIVPYSYAATDLQVGGRCKCNGHASRCLLDTQGHLICDCRHGTEGPDCGRCKPFYCDRPWQRATARESHACLACSCNGHARRCRFNMELYRLSGRRSGGVCLNCRHNTAGRHCHYCREGFYRDPGRALSDRRACRACDCHPVGAAGKTCNQTTGQCPCKDGVTGLTCNRCAPGFQQSRSPVAPCVKTPIPGPTEDSSPVQPQDCDLHCKPARGNYRISLKKFCRKDYAVQVAVGARGEARGAWTRFPVAVLAVFRSGEERARRGSSALWVPAGDAACGCPRLLPGRRYLLLGGGPGAAAGGAGGRGPGLSAARGSLVLPWRDAWTRRLRRLQRRERRGRCSAA, encoded by the exons ATGCCTGGCTGGCCCTGGGGGCTGTTGCTGACGGCAGGCACGCTCTTCGCCGCCCTGAGCCCTGGGCCGCCGGCGCCCGCCGACCCTTGCCACGATGAGGGGGGCGCGCCCCGGGGCTGCGTGCCGGGCCTGGTGAACGCCGCCCTGGGCCGCGAGGTGCTGGCGTCCAGCACGTGCGGGCGGCCGGCCACTCGGGCCTGCGACGCCTCCGACCCGCGACGGGCACACCCCCCCGCCCTCCTGACTTCCCCAGGGGGCACGGCCAGCCCTCTGTGCTGGCGCTCAGAGTGGCTGCCTCGGGCACCCCTCAACGTGACTCTCACGGTGCCCCTGGGCAAGGCTTTCGAGCTGGTCTTCGTGAGCCTGCGCTTCTGCTCAGCTCCCCCAGCCTCCGTAGCCCTGCTCAAGTCACAGGACCATGGCCGCAGCTGGGCCCCTCTGGGCTTCTTCTCCTCCCACTGTGACCTGGACTATGGCCGTCTGCCTGCCCCTGCCGATGGCCCAGCTGGCCCAGGGCCTGAGGCCCTGTGCTTCCCTGCACCCCAGGCCCAGCCTGATGGCAGCGGCCTTCTGGCCTTCAGCGTGCAGGACAGCAGCCCCCCAGGCCTGGACCTGGACAGCAGCCCAGTGCTCCAAGACTGGGTGACCGCCACCGACATCCGTGTAGTGCTCACAAGGCCTAGCGCGGCGGGTGACCCCAGGGACATGGAGGCCATCGTCCCTTACTCCTACGCAGCCACTGACCTCCAGGTGGGCGGGCGCTGCAAGTGCAATGGACATGCCTCACGGTGCCTGCTGGACACACAGGGCCACCTGATCTGCGACTGTCGGCATGGCACCGAGGGCCCTGACTGTGGCCGCTGCAAGCCCTTCTACTGCGACAGGCCATGGCAGCGGGCCACTGCCCGGGAATCCCACGCCTGCCTCG CTTGCTCCTGCAATGGCCATGCCCGCCGCTGCCGCTTCAACATGGAGCTGTACCGACTGTCCGGCCGCCGCAGCGGGGGTGTCTGTCTCAACTGCCGACACAACACCGCTGGCCGCCACTGCCACTACTGCCGGGAGGGCTTCTATCGAGACCCTGGCCGTGCCCTGAGTGACCGTCGGGCTTGTAGGG CCTGCGACTGTCACCCCGTTGGTGCTGCTGGCAAGACCTGCAACCAGACCACAGGCCAATGTCCCTGCAAGGATGGCGTCACTGGCCTCACCTGCAACCGCTGCGCACCTGGCTTCCAGCAGAGCCGCTCCCCAGTGGCGCCCTGTGTTA aGACCCCTATCCCTGGACCCACTGAGGACAGCAGCCCTGTGCAGCCCCAGG ACTGTGACTTGCACTGCAAACCTGCCCGTGGCAACTACCGCATCAGCCTAAAGAAGTTCTGCAGGAAGGACTATG CGGTGCAGGTAGCGGTGGGCGCGCGCGGTGAGGCGCGCGGCGCGTGGACGCGCTTCCCGGTGGCCGTGCTCGCGGTGTTCCGGAGCGGAGAGGAGCGCGCTCGGCGCGGGAGCAGCGCGCTGTGGGTGCCCGCCGGGGATGCAGCCTGCGGCTGCCCGCGCCTACTCCCTGGCCGCCGCTACCTCCTGCTGGGTGGCGGGCCTGGAGCCGCGGCTGGGGGCGCGGGGGGCCGGGGACCCGGGCTCAGCGCCGCCCGCGGAAGCCTCGTGCTTCCCTGGAGGGACGCGTGGACGCGGCGCCTGCGGAGGCTGCAGCGGCGTGAGCGGCGAGGGCGCTGCAGCGCCGCCTGA
- the LOC126944790 gene encoding 60S ribosomal protein L39-like yields the protein MSSHKTFRIKRFLARKQKQNRPIPQWIQMKTGNKIRYNSKRRHWRRTKLGL from the coding sequence ATGTCTTCTCACAAGACTTTCAGGATTAAGCGATTCCTGgccaggaaacaaaagcaaaatcgtCCCATTCCCCAGTGgattcagatgaaaactggaaataaaatcagGTACAACTCCAAAAGGAGACATTGGAGAAGAACCAAGCTGGGTCTGTAA